The window cAAATTCCCACTTTAATATAGTAACACGGAAGTATAGGTAcgagatttataaaatagtaaaagtatgtataaaaaatgtgtttatatTTAAAACAGTCACAATCCTGAAAAAATCCtgtaattcaaataaataataatgccACCACACATCTATTAAAACAGTTGTGTTTATgcattatatttattaaaatgtatatAAAATTCGAGTTATGGAACAATATTTCAGCAGTAAAGAGTGTTTTCGATCCAATCGGATAAGTTAAAAGTGGCCGCATCTGCGTCAGGTGAAGCAACTTGTTTAAATAACtctgaaaaaatacaacattccgaaattattaaacattttttcactcCTTACCtatcattattttcaatttaacgGCACACATGATGAAATCGTCAAACTCAATTTCGTTGCTTTTATTTCCATATCGATGCATAAGAATATTTAATATGTGGTTATTTAAACTATAACCAGCCGAAGTCAAGGCATTTCTCAGCTCAAAACCAGTCAAAGTGCCAGATTCGTTCACATCGTGTTGTTTAAAAATGCTCTAAAAGTTAACAAATGGCCACTTAAAGTACACACTACAAAAATGATACCTTCCAATGCCTGATGGATTCCCAAAGACgtttaaattcttcaaaattcaatttccCTGTTCTGTCAACATCTAGCATCGCAATCATACTGCGACAAACGTCTTTGGAAAAGCCTCTATTTTGCGTTTCTACAAGTTGTTGGAAATGTgttacaaacattttgttgCTTATGGACCAACAAGTTTACACAAGGCATGCGTTTGCTAAGCACCTACCAAGAGGCGTTTCATTTAGCGCGATGTCTTGAGGAAGAACGTCGGCAAATGGAGTATCTTTACATAATGCTCCGCAAAGAAGACTTAAAATTGCCGTAAACACGTTAGATTCGTTGTTTTGATCGGAACTGGGATGAGTTACTTCAGGGGCAGCCCTGACTCCCTCCAAAGTCTTTGCTACAGGTGGCTCTTCTACAGCGGAAAAGACACTACATAAGCACAAAAGCTCAAGCACTCATTGTTTACGTAACTTATGATTATCATGTGGGTAATTTGTTTGCATTGTGAATGTTGGAAAATGCTATCCAAACGACTTATAAtaattacctttttactaatttaaaactttttagcTGATAAGTTGGTAACAGGTTAAACAATCATCACATTGGCACTTACGTACCTACTTATCGTTAAAAAATCATGGGGAAATAACAATCTGAAAGCGTCgagtattttttccaaaattaatttaaaaatatttttggacttTGCAATGTCTTTACAATGGTGCAAATAATCTCATTTACAaagtttatttgtaatttccagaaatttttttatacaaggtTGTCCAGCTCAGCTCCCATCTTCTGTAgttcagttattattaaaattgcagttttgatattttgtagattttttaatggcaagccattatttttttgtgctgttaaaaataaattgtaaacaccccATTAGTAATTCAGATCAATCAGACATAATTAATAAGTTTGTTAGATCTTGTGCAAgacgaaaatattaataacgtCATCAAGAAAGTatcgtttctattttttattaatttgtaaaactaaagaccggtttatagaagcgtcactaatttaattcgcaattaaatgtatgattaactgatcacgtgaccagaTTGGACAAATATGATTGGTCCATtagcgttgttaacttttaacaacgaattaaattttaaccaagctttctataaaccggctctaaagatgtaaaactgatttttcttggtttttattttttttaacaataatccgtgaaccaaaaaaaaacaaaaactttagAGACATGTAAGAAACTAAAGAGGTATCCTGatgagcacaaaaaaaattatagaatgccactagaaaattattatgttGACGTCATACTCTTTCAGGGACACtgtatattcaaaaatattttcctgaaatacatctacaaaatatcaaaacaaaaatatcaacTTTAGCTACAAAAAAACGGGAGCTGAGCAAAACCACTCTGTTTACAAACTCTAGAAAACTCAAGAGAAACTTGAACACAATCTAAGaatgttatttgcattttttaatgactTTAGAACTCCTTAAACAAACCtcgaaaacacaaaaaaaattttttacttatacgATCTAGAAATGTTTCATGTATGTTTCAATGTTTCTTGAACCTAGGATCCTCACaggttcaaataattatttatttttgaaaccacTTTCtcacaaaaatgtaagaatttttttgcattgtcGGTCTAACAATGTTTACACATTTCTCAATGTTTCACGTATTTTTCCATGGAAATTctactttttctaaaaaaatgcgTACAGTCAGAGACATTTTCTTTGACCCCCCCTTCGGCCAAATGGAGGTGACAAACAAAATGTCCCTGGCTGTACCTATTGCCATTTTCTAGACTTGAAATACTTATCGTACGATATTATAACCAaacataacaaaaacattttttataattaattaaagtacgtagataaaataaaattcttcaaaaaaaagagGATTTTACCCAAAAATATCTTAAGTGatcttttttacaaataacCATTTCGTAATTCTAATGTATACAGATATCGGGTAAAATACAAGTCTTTATTTATCCTTATCAGTTATCTGTTTGAAGAAAATCCCAATTTTGTATGACGACAAGTTGACTCATTTCGCATAAGCAACTATATTCCGTAAACTTAAATCAACAAAAGCTTCTATCACTGATAATACATTCgttgtttattttcaacaaCATACCCGATGTAAAGTGTATGTAAGATagaaattaaaagtaaatataAAACTTTACGATACTAAAACCACATAAAGTACGAATATTACATCatcttttttctaatttttatcttttctcatCAGTCATCATCCATGAACAAAAATTAACGTTcatgcattaaattttgaaatataaatttagaTGCACAAAAAAGCACACCATTTCCACGAAACCTACAATCTCATTTTTAGatagataataaataaaccgaataacaaattaatttttcaccacAAAATTTTATAGTGGCTAATCActcgtaaaataattaaaaataatgcaaattaaaccaaaatcaaatacagggttattcactATGTAAAAAGTGCAACACGTTTTatatttggtcacgtgatcagttaatcacgcatttaattgccaattaaattaatgacccTTCTATAAACTGGTCATTAATAGTAACACTTTCAAGTAACTTAATGGCACATTGTTCCAATTTCATTGCTGATGTAAATtgtatcagaaaaaaatggctTAAGAgtaagtgaattttaattttctctatttattGCCAATAAGTAAGCTGTTGAAAAGCCATGATAGTTTGAGTGCCACATTTTAAAACGCCGTAAATACtctattaaatattcaaattattttgatgaCAAATTATACtgatctaatttttattttctcctaTGAAGTTATAAATTGAAGCATAAGCCATAAAGAtaagtgcattttatttattttatcaccTTTTCGAGAATAACGTTTATCGGGTAATGCTATgcgttttccaaaaattaatatcaatcactattgtaaaaatgtcacaaaataaaatcagaaCGTATGCTTTGTAATATGTATTttgtgaataaccctgtataattgAACCAATAAAGTATGTGtgtgtgatttaaaattttaatgtgttataATAACGCAACAAACCATATACAAAGCATTTTGATGTAAGCAGTACTAACTAcatacattaaaaaacaacactttactataaataaaaaaattgtacctaCCCTTTCTCGTATAATGATCTAAAATTTCTTTCAGCTCTTTCCAATCGACTTCTTCATCTTTTCccgcaatatttttaaatagctTAAAAATAGCATCGTTCTCCTTTTTTTCCTCCAGTGTTGGTTCAGGCTATAAGTATCATAAAAATCTATACCTTtacacaagaattaaaaatgtgtataTGTATGCACGCGAATTTATCGTATTtaggattaaaaaaatttgcaaataaaaaaatgtgttcccGTGTTTGTTACTTGCCTGGGCTTGCGTCTTAGTTTTCACTTTTCGGGAAACCTATTTAAAtacacattaaaataaaaataaaaaaaataaaaaatgatccaACGTTCTAAAGCAaacaaatttggaaaaaagcaCAACAAGTAGTTTAAAACTTACCACCGGCTCACTAACTAATCCTATTTGTTGGTCATTCtccctaaaaataaatacagatAGAATGATCGTCAAACAAAAGTTAAAGAGGAgaatgttaaataaaattcgtacaggttaaaataatacatacgGTGACAAGttcaacaatttatttttatataagtttaaataaatactattAACGCTGAAAACACGGctacataaaaaacaaaagcaCTCCATAAAAAATGCCAATGAgattaactttatttaaatattttcagattaCAACGACCAtaaattcttaattaattaatgatttaGCTGTTGCTTTTTCACGATTATTTGTAACCTAAGCATTAATTATGGTGTGTTGGATTCAttgtgcaaaaaaacaatatttacaacttgtaaaatttttaacagattcccctcaaaataaataaaagcacaAACAGTATTGTTATTTGCATCATTTAACAAAATGTTGCAAGTAACTTTTCAAAAGCAAGGGAAAACGTCTCAAAGCAAAAGAAAATGGAAACATAGTAAAAAAGGGTTAAGTGTACTTAATTCAAGacaaaatatgactttttattGTACGCTCTAGAGTGtcgactaaaataaattaaataactctataaaaatactttcttAGAATTGTTATTTCTTATTGTAGATCAAAATTCCATCCCCTGTTAGTATGTACTTATAACTATATTATGCCCGGTGTTTCAGTTTGATATTCGCTCTCTTgtaaagcttttatttttataaaaagggTAATAAAACACTTATAGACTGAATCAAAAGTTcgagtaacgcacaaaattcatatctttgttataggtcaggtcaggtcatattttatttaaaaattatcatatcaaaacatttcaaaatttctgacagcattgtttttttttaaacaacaataaaaagcaacaattatacaaaaaatgtttgttattttacaaaaagtgattgttataatttttcttaataattagAAGACAACACAACCTGAAACAGAGcatgacacaaaaaatatatacaaaagagcaccaaaaagataaaagaatttaaaaaatatgttgtttGTCAAAGATGGTTAAGCAGTTAtttgattcaaaaattttaatcaacggaaaatgccaaaaaaatttttttaattagcaaATGAGTTTCTAACGAATGTTTTGATTGTTATataggttttttttaactaaaacaaacttattttatttgtttattatttttgtgattgtttattattattagaccATATCATAATCTTCAAAATTTGAAGTGAATTatcaaataatgcaaaaattatatagagtaccatttgtaaaaaaaagtttattacaaATATCAATGTAAAGGTAAACTGATGAACTAATAAATAGATTTTGACAATccattcaataataataattaataataataataataataataataataataataattattattattcatagaTATACATACACATTTATTCACGTAAGACACCGCGCCTgagcaataaaaatttcttattattcttcttattactattactgtaaactaaactttaaaaaataaaaaaagttacaagGGGCCAAATACCAAACTGAATTAAGTTAATCACAACTTGCTTGGTCAATGAAAGAAGTTTTCCTTGATACGGTTGGCCACATTGCAcataaaaactgtttttttttctgaaaacttCTTTACAAACGtcgaattatttgaaatttaagtTTGCAACAAATAACGTGTGTAGAACATTCATTTCTAATCAAAACTTGCACATTAGTactaatacttttttttttgagaaagttGATCAGTCTGCCTATGAGAAAGAATTTTCTCCACAGCTGAAGATTGACAAACTTTCTcactaaaaaattctttaagatGATTAGAAAAAGTATAGTGTTAAACTCCTGAGAAAATGTCCAAATAGACAGAGAAAGGAACAGATTACACGAGTTTACAGTATATCTGTTAAATGCATTGGCAACTTAAAAATCAACTTTGTCTCAAATAAATGATCTCGCTTATTTTTcatcgtaggaaattttgaaaataacctACTGGTATACATTTAGAACGAACGACATTTTCAATTccagttaaaacaaaaaacagataaaataaGTTGACAATGCCTTTAAGTAATTATTGAAACCTTGTTTCAAAACTGCAAACAGATTTTTCTATCAGCTctaatttttgagatacagcCAAGTTAgtactagaaaaaaaagacgtaatttttaatttgaactgTTGCCTCAGCTCTTGCCTCAGCTATTGAATGACTGTTGGATGCTGATTTCTACCAGCtctagttttcgagatatacagggttgggcaaaagtatggaaccaaacggtttgtgcctaaactatgtactttacgaaaaaactaattagtacatcatcaactacattaaaaaagtgatcatttttctagaatttttttttgaaattccttagttttcgagttattatttttttaaagcaccttactacgacaatttttttggtaaaagattatgctttaaaaattacttctaattcaataatgttgtttttgaaccagtgattttttagaataaatttatttaagttaagCTCATTACGACAGTTTTCTGAATTTGACCGGAGTTGTATACATGGATGTTTTTATTCCAGTAATTTGATTCgtcaaatttttcacaaatatgAACATCCACGGATACAACCACTTCGGCCAAGTTCGAAAAACCTTCGTAATGAGCTCGAAAcgcaaatttattaatttatttttagaaaaccactggcttaaaaacaatattattgaaTGAGAAGTTATTTCTAGAGCATTGTCTTTTAccaaaacgcttggttccatacttttgcccaaCGCTGTAATAAGACTAATAAGTATGGTGTTAAAAGTCCTGAAAAACGTCTAAATAGAGAAATGGACAAATTCCTCACTTAAGAAAAATATAGTATGTTCCATTGAACTGACTATTAATATAAAGTTGCAAAAACAGGTGCGAAATGTTCGTAAATACGTTTTCTATAAACCGCCAAAAATATCGCCATTTGCTTCAAAATTGAAACTCCCAGAATAGTTTTACATCAAAGTGGCTCCTGGCGCCCTTGCAGAAACAAAATGCGACTAGCTGTTTGAAGGGAAACTCCCTTCATTGAACAAAGAAGCTGTGAACTTAACGAAACAGCTTATTGAAAAAGTTTGTAATCGGGTCTGAACCTCTAGACCCACGTGAACTTCTGTCAGGTTCTGAGGGATATTGCGGGTACTGAGGGTATGAGGGTGGATAGGGTTGGGGATTTTGCGGGTAGGGATATTGTCCGTATGAACTCTGAGGGTAGGGATAGGGATTATTAGGATATGGGCTTGCCGGCGGATAGGGAGTGGAGTATGGCTGTGGGGGTGGAGCGTCTGGATAGGGATGTGAAGGAGCGCTGGGGTAACTCGGATAGGGATTACGAGGTCGACGATTTTCTTCATCTTCGTCATCAACCTCATTATCCCTAACACTAGCAGGCAAACTATCGGAACAAGAACCGTCATACTCCATGTTGTTTTGATGTTCGGAGAAGACACGCAGAAGGAACTCTCCTTCCTCGTTGGGGTCAAATGTCGAAGGCACAATGCAGTAGGTACCACGAGGGAGCTTAAAGCGACAGCTTACTTCACGCAAGTTTATAAAACTGGGTGATCTAGCTACGGAAGCGTTGTATTTGAAGAAGTTGAGGTCGAGGGGTTTGGGAGCTCTATCAGGGTAGGGaagctaaaataaaaataaaacattacgGTTTACGACAACAAGAATGAAACATATAGCTTACATAATAAATTGCAAATCCAATAGTAAGTAAATCTGGTCCAACACTGCGACGCATTTGTCTGCGATTTTTCTGCATGAGGGCAACAATCAAGGTACACTTGTCGTCGTCATCGCCCTCATCGACTTCGTCCAAGGTAACGCGATATTGAGGGTTGTGAGAAAAGGTGTCTATAATTCATAAATTAAGCACCGGTTCACTTCTCAGTTAAGGTTAAACTAGAAAGCATAACTAACTCCACCTGCATTTTCGGAAAATGTAACTACTTGTTAAATTAACATGAGCTTATAACATGAAAAACAGTCCGCACATGTACTTTATAATCCGAGCAATGATAattaagttattatttttataaaatgttgaaACATACTTTTAACACGCTCACcctatacaggctgttccggcTAAACTCTACATTAGAAGTACCGGTAGTTTTAATAACGACAGTCGTCTGAAAATATGTATACAACAATAATCTTGTAGGTCctgtttaatgaaaatattttttatattttaaatagaaagctatatttttttattcgtttttgtAATACTAGAGTTaatttaaggtagttttcgtAATtctatttaagatttttttttgaatttgcacccCCCACtccaaaaatcgataactctgccatttccaaaaatttggaaatatttttcagctcatttgaaaaaagaagCCTAGGTCTTTCCTtcggtgttttcaaatttctaaaaaaaaataacaaaccccaaatgtttatagttaagttttcagaacttaAGTTTCAAGCACccaatttaattctgcatcgatctgtattagcattccctacatttatgtttaatacttttcaagttacaataactttttgttgggattaagaaatttattagccATTGGTCTTTTCTTATAGGTTTGAGCGCCTTTGAACGCTTTTGGTGCTTAAGGGTGTCCGCGACCAACGATTCCAGACGTTAACCATTTTAACAGCAAGTTTTCTCTCTTAGTACGCAACAGAATTTCAAGTGTTATACATAAAATTAAAGGTTTTTTATTCTACAGGCCGATGCGTTATCATATTTTGGAAAACATTAAACgcctttgcgaaaaaaaaattgcataattattgatattgtaaacaattttactcggttatttttaaagtgatcGATGtgtgttttcaaaatattcaaaagaatattttacaGGCCGATGCGttaaggttttttttttaaagtgtgaTTGTTAAAAAAGTCGCGTTATTCATCagtaaacttaaaaattcgTTTTAAGGTTTAGgtatttattgcaaaatattaatttttaactaatttaagaAACGCCATGTAAAAAAACgctgttgtttttaaattatcaatgAATACATTTTGTCTCTTTTGCCACTAAAAGCGTTGCTCGTGCCGCTTCTATGGAGGATCTTTTGATCGCTATCTGTCCTCGTCCGAACCCAAGTAAAGGACGGATTGCGGTcagttttattgttgtgttaTTACCATAATATTTTTCggttattttagaaaatcagTGGCTGAAACATATGAGCGAGAAAAGCAATTTTTCCgtacagaattttttttgaatttgaaaatcaCCTAaccatttttgtaaataactgCCTTGTAGaaatttatgattatttttacGCATAAGAATTTTCAACATATAACAACAAATGAGATAAAAtaatgcattatttttattattctaccTGTTACTTTCGCTTAGATTTTTTCAACGCggttgtttatttaatttttttcgaacatcCGGCTGCTTCTtgagtattattttttttatgtcactGGGCATTTGATTTCCACAAGTGTAGATTTATTTCCTAAAATTCGATCTGGAATTCGTTGGCAAATGCCAACGTCGCTTTTTCCTCTCAAAATTAATTCTTATAATTTATTCATTCACTTCAAAcaattaatagctaatgtaatttataatttcaatgagagataaatattttacaattttatacatcttatataaaaaaataactcggtaaaatacgacgttggcgtttttataattttgagaCAGCTAATAACTAACcgacaatgtcaaaaaataacttaaaaagtaTTGAAGTTAACTataagaaatattaaaatatttttcatttggtaAAATATTAGGCTTTCATTTGGAAAACTTGAGCTTAGCGTAATTGGAGTACTTTTAAAACTTGTAGTTTGTTCCGTTTTCATAATTTGAAGACGCCAAAGAAAAGATCTAAGCATCCTCTTTCAAAAGCCcaaattcaatttcaaaatatttaaaaatgataaaagcAAAAGTGCAACTCCTAAAAGGTGTAAACATCTCGAAAAAAGCTAGACTGAGTTATAGAAACAACTGATAAAGTCTGCTTTAAATTAAGACGAACAATCCAAAAATACaaagctttccatttaaaacaacaaaattgacACCGACTGAGTGCCGACATCTTGAACATATTATTATCAAACATAAGCagatgaattttattattgaaagtataaaaaatcacattacTCCTAATGTGAGATTTTCTCCTTTTTACTTTCTCGCATTTGAGACACCAACAAAATTTAGCCAAGTAGTGATAATGATACAACGTTTTCAATcaacaatttacaaaaactttatGGTATTACTAACTGGTGCAACAGTAAAATACGAAGAAAATAtgttttctaataataaacaagcTTTAAGTTTACTTACGATTACCGAAAAGGTAACATAAGGTAGGGTAAAAAAACACTCCTGTTATTTCGGTACCTGAGGCGAAAACAACCAAAGTCCAAAATGCTCAATGttcaaaactaatttaaaactaaaacaaaaattctcaTTTAGTAACCAATTTATGAGCGATTattttgttatgaaattttttgctgtAAGTAGGTTTAGCTGGTTAACAaagaaatatttgattttattcgttttaaaatcaataaaaggCACTGAAAAGACATTACTTCTGATATCttcttttaacaatttaaatatatttattaagtAAGAAGGTTAGTTGTCTTCCGAAAAATCTTCAGCATTTTGAACTATTGTCGCTCTAAGGTCCAGATTTAAGcgtaaaaagtaaaatgcaAGTGGAGCTATAGTTACGCCAGCTACTTTAACATCACTCACCTAAAAAGTTGCGACAACCGCCTGCAGTGACTCCCCTCACCCACTCCCCTTCAAACACCGACATGACCCACTTTTTATTAcgcccttccgtcaattcaTCCTCTGCCAGTGAATCTGGATTCAAATTACAGATTTCTATTCGATTGAAATGTTGCTGGAAATCTTTAAACGACATCCAGAATTCACCATCGGCATCAAAATTCAAACCCAGTTCTTCTTTATCCGAATCCGAAATGTAATGCCATTCGGGAGAACTAACAAAATGCGATTAAAActacgaaaaaattaaaaaaaaatgactcACTGATCACTCCAAGCCCCATTCCATTCTGATTCATTACCCCATGGATTTCTAAGTCTCAGTAAAGGTATTTTTCCAGAAACATTAGGGGTTGTTATGTTAACATATTGCACTTTTGTGATACTGTAGGCGTGACCTCGAATTAGACCTTCGGGGGTTTGAGCTTCAAGCACGTCAGGGTCAGGCtgtaataattaacaattgttaaaattaacaattaactaaagagtttaaaatttaatcaacaTTTCGAGGCGTGTCTGAATAATTTAAAGCACAACTAATTAATTACCTCAATGGAACAACCCATCAGAGACCACCGTTCGTAAgctttcgaaataattttgaacaaattcgGAGGAGCTGCGTCCAATTCGTACATTTCTGTAACACCACCAGTAAAATCTTCCATAGCTTCACAAGTTGAACCTCCTTTGAGTGCCTCATAAGACCCATGCAACCTAATtaccaataaattttaattttttttgatacgtAATTTTAGATTGTAAAATTACTTAGCATATGCTTTCTCTAATAAAGCGCTCCAAAATTCGTTGGCTTCAGTAGAGTGCAAAAACACCAATTCGCCTCTGTATGTAGGCAAACGATCATCAATAACAACATCAATCCAGCGTCCATACTGCCAGAATCTGGAAGCaatcacttaaaaaaacacacaaaaacaaTCCTCTAATCACCTGAAATGGAAAATCCCAGCATAATTCTCATCAAAACCTTGATCGTCTGGaacaatttggaaaaaaagccTGCGATAAAGTGTTAAATTAGCAACAGCTGCAAGTAGCCAACAATCGCCCAGTTCGCCTTGTTGCACATCAAAGCGTGAAAAACCCTCCACGAATAGTTGGGGATTGTCGACAATTTCCTGAAATATTCTTTTACTAAATTTATCTCACACAAGAAA of the Tribolium castaneum strain GA2 chromosome 1, icTriCast1.1, whole genome shotgun sequence genome contains:
- the LOC657371 gene encoding calpain-B isoform X7, coding for MFHPPVVPYQQYANAYPVIHYQQPPGAANGYGWHGNGYGWQLDPSAWRTPPMYPSLDQPVVAVEEPAIHAQKVEKVNAWYGEQGSGFQAKKGSQDFYELRDQCLQRGELFEDPEFPPTDSSLFYSHRPDRRFEWRRPGEIVDNPQLFVEGFSRFDVQQGELGDCWLLAAVANLTLYRRLFFQIVPDDQGFDENYAGIFHFRFWQYGRWIDVVIDDRLPTYRGELVFLHSTEANEFWSALLEKAYAKLHGSYEALKGGSTCEAMEDFTGGVTEMYELDAAPPNLFKIISKAYERWSLMGCSIEPDPDVLEAQTPEGLIRGHAYSITKVQYVNITTPNVSGKIPLLRLRNPWGNESEWNGAWSDHSPEWHYISDSDKEELGLNFDADGEFWMSFKDFQQHFNRIEICNLNPDSLAEDELTEGRNKKWVMSVFEGEWVRGVTAGGCRNFLDTFSHNPQYRVTLDEVDEGDDDDKCTLIVALMQKNRRQMRRSVGPDLLTIGFAIYYLPYPDRAPKPLDLNFFKYNASVARSPSFINLREVSCRFKLPRGTYCIVPSTFDPNEEGEFLLRVFSEHQNNMEENDQQIGLVSEPVVSRKVKTKTQAQPEPTLEEKKENDAIFKLFKNIAGKDEEVDWKELKEILDHYTRKEEPPVAKTLEGVRAAPEVTHPSSDQNNESNVFTAILSLLCGALCKDTPFADVLPQDIALNETPLETQNRGFSKDVCRSMIAMLDVDRTGKLNFEEFKRLWESIRHWKSIFKQHDVNESGTLTGFELRNALTSAGYSLNNHILNILMHRYGNKSNEIEFDDFIMCAVKLKIMIELFKQVASPDADAATFNLSDWIENTLYC
- the LOC657371 gene encoding calpain-A isoform X3, with the translated sequence MTKSKITLYTSPTQKLIIYIDPEKQGQEACLCKIVNSQNKFSPEEALQSIEPLPFSEVTSEEQLASFASSVSTVDEFIPPPQLIERPKQLTPQESNSEDYISSTETPENESSQQVNDNVDENETSAKMPSRGKTQKINFNLETPESSVLSLKPHNRRLSINSTHSKSGNRIEVDESFIESVACIIEANNLETRKEKLDELLNNISGVKVGELSKAKDEAKLGCWPSFKFSKKRKVAITPREPTPQRVASVPYFNRSFYRYSLKSRIEGLTFQPHRVYRYGEQGSGFQAKKGSQDFYELRDQCLQRGELFEDPEFPPTDSSLFYSHRPDRRFEWRRPGEIVDNPQLFVEGFSRFDVQQGELGDCWLLAAVANLTLYRRLFFQIVPDDQGFDENYAGIFHFRFWQYGRWIDVVIDDRLPTYRGELVFLHSTEANEFWSALLEKAYAKLHGSYEALKGGSTCEAMEDFTGGVTEMYELDAAPPNLFKIISKAYERWSLMGCSIEPDPDVLEAQTPEGLIRGHAYSITKVQYVNITTPNVSGKIPLLRLRNPWGNESEWNGAWSDHSPEWHYISDSDKEELGLNFDADGEFWMSFKDFQQHFNRIEICNLNPDSLAEDELTEGRNKKWVMSVFEGEWVRGVTAGGCRNFLDTFSHNPQYRVTLDEVDEGDDDDKCTLIVALMQKNRRQMRRSVGPDLLTIGFAIYYLPYPDRAPKPLDLNFFKYNASVARSPSFINLREVSCRFKLPRGTYCIVPSTFDPNEEGEFLLRVFSEHQNNMEENDQQIGLVSEPVPEPTLEEKKENDAIFKLFKNIAGKDEEVDWKELKEILDHYTRKEEPPVAKTLEGVRAAPEVTHPSSDQNNESNVFTAILSLLCGALCKDTPFADVLPQDIALNETPLETQNRGFSKDVCRSMIAMLDVDRTGKLNFEEFKRLWESIRHWKSIFKQHDVNESGTLTGFELRNALTSAGYSLNNHILNILMHRYGNKSNEIEFDDFIMCAVKLKIMIELFKQVASPDADAATFNLSDWIENTLYC
- the LOC657371 gene encoding calpain-A isoform X1 yields the protein MTKSKITLYTSPTQKLIIYIDPEKQGQEACLCKIVNSQNKFSPEEALQSIEPLPFSEVTSEEQLASFASSVSTVDEFIPPPQLIERPKQLTPQESNSEDYISSTETPENESSQQVNDNVDENETSAKMPSRGKTQKINFNLETPESSVLSLKPHNRRLSINSTHSKSGNRIEVDESFIESVACIIEANNLETRKEKLDELLNNISGVKVGELSKAKDEAKLGCWPSFKFSKKRKVAITPREPTPQRVASVPYFNRSFYRYSLKSRIEGLTFQPHRVYRYGEQGSGFQAKKGSQDFYELRDQCLQRGELFEDPEFPPTDSSLFYSHRPDRRFEWRRPGEIVDNPQLFVEGFSRFDVQQGELGDCWLLAAVANLTLYRRLFFQIVPDDQGFDENYAGIFHFRFWQYGRWIDVVIDDRLPTYRGELVFLHSTEANEFWSALLEKAYAKLHGSYEALKGGSTCEAMEDFTGGVTEMYELDAAPPNLFKIISKAYERWSLMGCSIEPDPDVLEAQTPEGLIRGHAYSITKVQYVNITTPNVSGKIPLLRLRNPWGNESEWNGAWSDHSPEWHYISDSDKEELGLNFDADGEFWMSFKDFQQHFNRIEICNLNPDSLAEDELTEGRNKKWVMSVFEGEWVRGVTAGGCRNFLDTFSHNPQYRVTLDEVDEGDDDDKCTLIVALMQKNRRQMRRSVGPDLLTIGFAIYYLPYPDRAPKPLDLNFFKYNASVARSPSFINLREVSCRFKLPRGTYCIVPSTFDPNEEGEFLLRVFSEHQNNMEENDQQIGLVSEPVVSRKVKTKTQAQPEPTLEEKKENDAIFKLFKNIAGKDEEVDWKELKEILDHYTRKEEPPVAKTLEGVRAAPEVTHPSSDQNNESNVFTAILSLLCGALCKDTPFADVLPQDIALNETPLETQNRGFSKDVCRSMIAMLDVDRTGKLNFEEFKRLWESIRHWKSIFKQHDVNESGTLTGFELRNALTSAGYSLNNHILNILMHRYGNKSNEIEFDDFIMCAVKLKIMIELFKQVASPDADAATFNLSDWIENTLYC